In Candidatus Nitronauta litoralis, one DNA window encodes the following:
- a CDS encoding phosphate ABC transporter ATP-binding protein, producing MSQTDHLGEKSESSRVMVNIDHVDFYYGEKQALMDVCMQIPEGMITAYIGPSGCGKSTLLRCLNRMNDLVDGARLEGKVEIAGEDIYNSKLEVSDLRKRVGMVFQKSNPFPKSIYENIAYGPRIHGVKRKDELDAIVEKSLKSAALWDEVKDRLPESALGMSGGQQQRLCIARAIAVEPEVLLMDEPCSALDPIATAKIEDLMVGLKEHYTIVLVTHNMQQAARVSDHTGFLLMGRLVEFDHTQSLFTNPGQQETEDYITGRFG from the coding sequence ATGAGCCAAACAGATCATTTGGGCGAGAAATCGGAATCGAGTCGTGTCATGGTCAATATCGACCACGTAGATTTTTATTACGGCGAGAAACAGGCGTTGATGGATGTCTGCATGCAGATTCCTGAAGGTATGATTACCGCTTATATCGGGCCTTCGGGTTGCGGGAAATCAACCCTGCTGCGCTGTCTGAACCGAATGAACGATCTGGTTGATGGCGCCCGGCTTGAAGGCAAAGTGGAAATTGCTGGAGAGGACATCTACAATTCAAAACTGGAAGTCAGCGACCTGAGAAAACGGGTGGGAATGGTATTTCAGAAATCGAATCCTTTCCCAAAAAGTATTTATGAGAATATCGCTTACGGACCTCGTATTCATGGTGTCAAAAGAAAAGACGAGTTGGATGCGATAGTCGAAAAAAGTTTGAAGTCTGCGGCGTTGTGGGATGAAGTGAAGGATCGCCTGCCGGAAAGTGCATTGGGTATGTCTGGCGGCCAGCAGCAACGGCTTTGTATTGCTCGTGCAATAGCGGTTGAGCCGGAAGTGTTGCTGATGGATGAGCCCTGTTCAGCACTCGATCCTATTGCGACTGCAAAAATTGAAGATTTGATGGTAGGCTTGAAAGAACATTATACGATTGTCCTGGTGACCCATAACATGCAGCAGGCCGCAAGGGTTTCAGACCACACGGGCTTTCTGTTGATGGGCCGCCTGGTTGAGTTCGATCACACGCAATCCCTGTTCACCAATCCTGGACAGCAGGAAACGGAAGACTATATCACCGGCCGGTTTGGCTGA